A window of Trichocoleus sp. contains these coding sequences:
- a CDS encoding AAA family ATPase, producing the protein MSDLFKGFEQLLELAKVLEEKMEKGEIKTDVQINARNLSNIPRQGGIPRTDIGTSRIRPHPPTNTPTPATSASDPEDDVIPPSNGDDPSEPSLKDVGGLGEVLKELREMVEIPLKRPDLLNRMGLEPPKGVLMVGPPGTGKTLTARALADELGVNYIAIVGPEVMGKYYGEAEGRLRSLFEKASKAAPCLLFIDEIDSLAPDRSKVEGEVEKRLVAQLLSLMDGFAKSKGVIVLAATNRPDHLDPALRRPGRLDREVQFRVPDRDGRLEILKILTRNMPLDATVDLNATADLTVGLVGADLKAVCQKAAYTALRRQVPNLQSAIPENMTVTQVDFLTAIKEVKPSVLRSVEVESPNVAWDEIGGLETVKQTLQESVEGALLYPELYQQTKATAPRGILLWGPPGTGKTLLAKAVASQARANFIAVNGPELLSKWVGAAEQAVRELFTKARQAAPCVVFVDEIDTLAPARGKFQGDSGVSDRVVGQLLTELDGLQGCANVLLVGATNRPNALDPALLRAGRLDLQIKVDLPDLQSRLAILQVHNVDRPLEGIALTAWANRTEGWNGADLALLSNQAALDAIRRYRAEGLADPTTIRITNDDFTSAYDLLSSQRHRSQLP; encoded by the coding sequence ATGAGTGACTTATTTAAAGGCTTTGAGCAACTGTTAGAGCTTGCCAAAGTCTTAGAAGAGAAAATGGAGAAGGGGGAAATCAAAACGGATGTTCAAATTAATGCTCGCAATTTAAGCAATATTCCCCGTCAAGGCGGCATTCCTCGCACAGATATTGGCACAAGTCGGATTCGCCCCCATCCACCCACTAACACGCCCACTCCAGCAACTAGCGCTTCTGATCCAGAAGATGACGTTATTCCTCCCTCCAATGGTGACGATCCCTCAGAGCCTTCCTTGAAGGATGTAGGTGGCTTAGGTGAGGTTTTAAAAGAACTGCGAGAGATGGTTGAAATTCCGCTCAAGCGTCCTGATCTGTTGAATCGAATGGGACTGGAACCACCAAAAGGGGTGCTAATGGTTGGGCCGCCCGGAACTGGAAAAACGCTGACGGCTCGTGCACTTGCTGATGAGTTGGGTGTGAACTACATTGCGATCGTCGGTCCTGAAGTGATGGGCAAATACTACGGTGAAGCAGAAGGACGGCTCCGCAGCCTATTTGAAAAAGCGAGTAAAGCGGCTCCCTGCCTACTTTTTATTGATGAAATTGACAGCCTTGCCCCCGATCGCTCCAAGGTGGAAGGCGAAGTTGAAAAACGCTTGGTTGCTCAACTCCTGAGCCTGATGGACGGATTTGCTAAATCTAAAGGCGTGATTGTTCTGGCAGCCACAAACCGTCCTGATCATCTTGATCCGGCACTGCGTCGCCCCGGCAGGCTCGATCGAGAAGTTCAGTTCCGCGTCCCCGATCGCGATGGTCGTCTAGAAATTCTCAAGATCCTGACTCGCAACATGCCGCTAGATGCAACAGTTGATCTCAACGCAACAGCGGATCTAACAGTTGGTTTAGTCGGAGCCGACCTGAAAGCGGTTTGCCAAAAAGCGGCATACACTGCCCTCCGTCGCCAGGTTCCGAACCTCCAATCTGCCATTCCCGAAAACATGACTGTCACGCAAGTCGATTTTCTGACAGCGATTAAAGAAGTCAAGCCGTCAGTGCTGCGATCGGTCGAAGTGGAATCCCCAAATGTGGCTTGGGATGAAATCGGTGGGCTGGAAACCGTTAAGCAAACTTTGCAAGAATCGGTGGAAGGGGCATTACTCTATCCAGAGCTTTATCAGCAAACTAAGGCAACTGCTCCCAGGGGCATCCTTCTCTGGGGACCACCGGGAACTGGAAAAACCTTGCTGGCTAAGGCAGTTGCATCACAGGCGCGGGCAAACTTCATTGCAGTGAATGGCCCAGAACTGCTCAGTAAGTGGGTGGGTGCAGCCGAACAAGCCGTGCGTGAACTCTTTACAAAAGCCCGTCAAGCTGCTCCCTGTGTTGTATTTGTCGATGAAATTGATACGCTTGCTCCGGCACGCGGCAAGTTTCAAGGCGATTCAGGCGTGAGCGATCGAGTTGTCGGACAACTGTTAACAGAACTAGACGGTTTACAGGGCTGTGCTAATGTGCTGCTTGTCGGTGCAACCAACCGCCCCAATGCCCTCGATCCTGCCCTGCTTCGTGCCGGACGGTTAGATTTACAAATCAAAGTTGATCTACCGGATCTCCAGAGCCGTCTGGCAATTCTTCAGGTACATAACGTCGATCGTCCCCTCGAAGGAATTGCTCTGACAGCTTGGGCAAATCGCACAGAAGGCTGGAATGGTGCTGATCTTGCTCTATTAAGTAATCAGGCTGCTCTCGATGCCATCCGTCGCTACCGTGCAGAAGGACTGGCAGACCCGACCACGATCCGCATCACCAACGACGATTTCACCTCTGCCTATGACCTGCTCTCCAGCCAGCGTCATCGTTCTCAACTGCCTTAG